In one window of Pseudomonas benzenivorans DNA:
- the greB gene encoding transcription elongation factor GreB, with translation MSRYRPPRSAGTPLITPEGEARLRAELHELWHVRRPQVTQAVSEAAAQGDRSENAEYTYGKKMLREIDSRVRFLSKRLENLKVVSARPSDPDKVYFGAWVTLEDEEGVEARYRIVGPDELDLKLNLISIDSPLARALVGKPLDAEVRVQTPTGEKTWFVVAIDYP, from the coding sequence ATGAGCCGTTATCGTCCGCCCCGCTCCGCCGGCACCCCCCTGATCACCCCCGAAGGCGAGGCGCGCCTGCGCGCCGAGCTGCATGAGTTGTGGCACGTGCGCCGCCCCCAGGTCACCCAGGCAGTCAGCGAGGCGGCTGCCCAGGGCGACCGCTCGGAGAATGCCGAATACACCTATGGCAAGAAGATGCTGCGCGAAATCGACAGCCGTGTGCGCTTCCTCAGCAAGCGCCTGGAGAATCTCAAGGTCGTCAGCGCCCGCCCGAGCGATCCGGACAAGGTCTACTTCGGCGCCTGGGTCACCCTCGAAGACGAAGAGGGCGTGGAGGCGCGCTACCGCATCGTCGGCCCTGACGAGCTGGACCTGAAGCTGAACCTGATCAGCATCGACTCGCCCCTGGCCCGCGCCCTGGTCGGCAAGCCCCTGGACGCCGAGGTGCGGGTACAGACGCCGACCGGAGAGAAGACCTGGTTCGTGGTGGCAATCGACTACCCCTGA
- the oprI gene encoding outer membrane lipoprotei OprI — protein sequence MNNVLKFSALALAAVLATGCSSMSKETEARLTATEDAAARAQARADEAYRKADEALAAAQKAQQTADEANERALRMLEKASRK from the coding sequence ATGAACAACGTTCTGAAATTCTCTGCTCTGGCTTTGGCCGCAGTTCTGGCCACCGGTTGCAGCAGCATGTCCAAAGAAACTGAAGCTCGCCTGACTGCTACCGAAGACGCAGCCGCTCGCGCTCAAGCCCGTGCCGACGAAGCCTATCGCAAGGCTGATGAAGCTCTGGCCGCTGCTCAGAAGGCTCAGCAGACTGCTGACGAAGCCAACGAGCGCGCTCTGCGCATGCTGGAAAAAGCCAGCCGCAAGTAA
- a CDS encoding GNAT family N-acetyltransferase, with the protein MSEALSIHHDQRGHQFETTVDGDRAYLAYMDLGKQTLDIYRTFVPNSLRGRGIAAALTEHALQYAERTGYTVIPSCSYVERYIERRQRHLAKG; encoded by the coding sequence ATGAGCGAGGCGTTGTCCATTCACCATGACCAGAGGGGTCACCAATTCGAGACCACAGTGGATGGTGATCGTGCTTACCTGGCGTATATGGACCTGGGTAAGCAGACCCTGGACATCTACCGGACCTTCGTTCCGAACTCGTTGCGTGGTAGGGGGATCGCTGCGGCACTGACCGAGCATGCCCTACAGTACGCCGAACGTACCGGCTACACCGTGATTCCGTCCTGCTCTTACGTCGAGCGCTATATCGAGCGGCGTCAGCGCCACCTCGCCAAGGGTTGA
- a CDS encoding ABC transporter ATP-binding protein — MGSSILTARNLSKVVPSAEGELTILHDLSLELAAGDSLAIVGSSGSGKSTLLGLLAGLDLPSVGEVALAGQDLGRLDEDQRARVRAEHVGFVFQSFQLLDSLNALENVMLPLELEGRRDARERARALLDRVGLGQRLGHYPRQLSGGEQQRVAIARAFVAAPTVLFADEPTGNLDSHTGERISDLLFELNQERGATLVLVTHDERLAHRCRQLIRLEGGRRIDHVPA, encoded by the coding sequence ATGGGCTCAAGCATTCTCACTGCGCGGAACCTTAGCAAAGTGGTTCCCAGCGCGGAAGGCGAGTTGACCATACTCCACGACCTTTCCCTCGAGCTGGCCGCCGGCGACAGCCTGGCCATAGTGGGCAGCTCGGGATCGGGCAAGTCCACCCTGCTCGGCCTGCTCGCCGGCCTCGACCTGCCGAGCGTCGGCGAGGTCGCCCTGGCCGGTCAGGACCTCGGCCGGCTCGATGAAGACCAACGCGCCCGGGTGCGTGCCGAGCACGTCGGGTTCGTTTTCCAGTCCTTCCAACTGCTCGACAGCCTCAACGCCCTGGAAAACGTGATGCTGCCACTGGAGCTCGAGGGGCGCCGCGATGCCCGCGAACGGGCCCGTGCCCTGCTCGACCGGGTCGGCCTGGGCCAGCGCCTGGGCCACTATCCGCGCCAGCTCTCCGGTGGCGAGCAGCAACGCGTGGCCATCGCCCGGGCCTTCGTCGCCGCCCCCACGGTGTTGTTCGCCGACGAACCGACCGGCAATCTCGACAGTCACACCGGCGAACGCATCAGCGACCTGCTGTTCGAGCTGAACCAGGAGCGGGGGGCGACCCTGGTGCTGGTCACCCATGACGAACGCCTGGCGCATCGCTGCCGGCAGCTGATTCGCCTGGAAGGCGGCCGGCGAATCGACCACGTGCCAGCCTGA
- a CDS encoding arylesterase produces the protein MRTGLLGIVLALLLTAQTAMAETVLVVGDSISAAFGLDTRQGWVALLEQRLAQQGYAHRVVNASLSGDTSAGGAARLPGLLAEHRPSLVIVELGGNDGLRGQPPGQLQQNLAAMVRQSQETGAKVLLLGMRLPPNYGKRYTDAFAGVFTSVAEELEVPLVPFFLEGVGGVPGMMQDDGIHPTADAQPILLGNVWPLLQPLL, from the coding sequence ATGCGTACAGGGTTGCTGGGTATCGTCTTGGCGCTGCTGCTCACGGCACAGACTGCCATGGCCGAGACCGTGCTGGTTGTCGGCGATAGTATCAGCGCGGCTTTCGGCCTGGATACCCGCCAGGGCTGGGTCGCGCTGCTGGAACAACGCCTGGCACAGCAGGGCTACGCGCATCGGGTGGTGAATGCTTCGCTCAGTGGCGATACCAGTGCAGGCGGCGCCGCACGGCTTCCCGGGCTGCTCGCCGAGCACCGCCCGAGCCTGGTGATTGTCGAGCTGGGTGGCAACGACGGGCTGCGGGGCCAGCCTCCCGGGCAATTGCAACAGAATCTTGCGGCCATGGTGCGGCAGTCGCAGGAGACGGGGGCCAAGGTGCTGCTTTTGGGCATGCGCTTGCCGCCCAATTATGGGAAGCGCTACACCGATGCATTCGCCGGAGTCTTCACAAGCGTCGCCGAGGAGCTAGAGGTTCCCTTGGTGCCATTCTTCCTCGAGGGGGTCGGCGGTGTGCCGGGGATGATGCAGGATGACGGCATCCACCCCACGGCAGACGCTCAACCCATTCTCTTGGGCAATGTCTGGCCATTGCTGCAACCGCTGCTCTGA
- a CDS encoding ABC transporter permease — MARPPFLRLLMLAVRQLLRDARAGELRVLFFALLVAVSASTAIGYFSARLHDGMLRHASEFLGADLLLTGTSPAAPEQIARGRQLGLEHAQLVEFSSVITSDVAIQLVSVKAADDHYPLRGQLKSAAAPYGTEQSGPGPRPGEVWAEARLFAALGLRVGDRIELGSTTLRLSRVLTYLPDEAGDFYSLNPHVLMHLDDLPAAGVVQPGSRVRYREQWRGAPEALTAYRQTIEPTLAANQRLEDARDSSRQVGGALGRAERYLNLASLAAVLLAGVAVALSAARFAFRRFDNSALLRCLGLSRRQALGLFGLQLAMLGLVASLAGALLGWLGQHGLFYLLEGLLPADLPAGGPGPALAGIATGLVALAGFALPPLAALGRVPPLRVLRRDLLPVPVSSWLVYGAALLTLGLIMWRLSLDVQLTLALLGGGLLTALLLGAGLLAGLRSLRSALARSALPWRLGLGQLLHRPLAATGQVLAFGLIILAMALIALLRGELLDTWQEQLPAQAPNHFALNVLPTEKEAFAARLAQLSPHPAPLYPVVPGRLVMVNGEPVRQLVSKDSQGERAIRRDLSLTWAAELPENNRLLRGDWWNRARASELPGVSVESKLAESLNLKIGDRLSFSVGGLTREARVSNLREVDWNNFQPNFYMIFEPGTLQDLPFTYLTSFYLPARQERELVELARTFPAVTLLQVDALLAQLRGIVAQVSLAIEYVLLFVLAAGLAVLFAGLQSTLDERIRQGALLRALGAERRLLIGARRAEFALLGAASGLLAALGCELISFLLYRFAFDLSWQPHPWLLSLPLFGALLVGAAGVLGTRRALNVSPLTVLREG; from the coding sequence ATGGCCCGCCCACCCTTTCTCCGCCTGCTGATGCTGGCCGTTCGCCAATTGCTGCGCGACGCCCGTGCCGGCGAGCTGCGCGTGCTGTTCTTCGCCCTGCTGGTGGCAGTCTCGGCCAGCACGGCCATCGGCTATTTCAGTGCGCGCCTGCACGACGGCATGCTCAGGCACGCCAGCGAGTTTCTCGGCGCCGACCTGCTGCTGACGGGCACCTCGCCTGCCGCACCCGAGCAAATTGCCCGGGGCCGGCAACTGGGGCTGGAACATGCGCAACTGGTCGAGTTCTCCAGCGTGATCACCAGCGATGTGGCCATCCAGCTGGTCAGCGTCAAGGCCGCAGACGATCACTACCCGCTGCGCGGCCAGCTGAAGAGCGCGGCGGCCCCCTATGGCACCGAGCAGTCCGGCCCAGGCCCCCGCCCCGGAGAGGTCTGGGCCGAGGCCCGGCTGTTCGCCGCGCTGGGCCTGCGGGTCGGCGACAGGATCGAGCTGGGCTCCACCACCCTGCGCCTGAGCCGCGTACTGACCTACCTCCCGGACGAAGCCGGGGACTTCTACAGCCTGAACCCGCATGTGTTGATGCACCTGGACGACCTGCCGGCTGCCGGCGTGGTGCAACCCGGCAGTCGGGTCCGCTATCGCGAACAATGGCGCGGTGCGCCCGAGGCACTGACGGCCTACCGCCAGACCATCGAACCGACGCTGGCGGCCAACCAGCGCCTGGAGGACGCCCGCGACAGTAGCCGTCAGGTCGGGGGAGCCTTGGGCCGCGCCGAGCGCTACCTGAATCTGGCCAGCCTGGCCGCCGTGCTGCTGGCCGGTGTCGCGGTGGCATTGTCTGCCGCCCGCTTCGCCTTTCGCCGCTTCGACAACAGCGCCCTGTTGCGCTGCCTCGGCCTGTCGCGCCGACAAGCGCTCGGCCTGTTCGGCCTGCAACTGGCCATGCTGGGGCTGGTCGCCAGCCTGGCCGGCGCCCTGCTCGGCTGGCTCGGCCAGCATGGCCTGTTCTATCTACTGGAGGGCCTGCTACCCGCCGACCTGCCAGCCGGCGGACCAGGCCCGGCCCTGGCCGGCATAGCCACCGGCCTGGTGGCCCTGGCCGGGTTCGCCTTGCCGCCGCTGGCCGCCCTTGGCCGGGTACCGCCGTTACGGGTGTTGCGTCGCGACCTGCTGCCGGTGCCAGTCAGCTCCTGGCTGGTCTATGGCGCCGCGCTGCTGACCCTGGGCCTGATCATGTGGCGCCTGAGCCTTGACGTGCAATTGACCCTGGCCCTGCTCGGTGGCGGTCTGCTCACCGCACTGCTGCTCGGGGCAGGGCTGCTGGCCGGATTACGCAGCCTGCGCAGCGCCCTGGCCCGCTCCGCCCTGCCCTGGCGCTTGGGCCTAGGTCAGCTGCTGCACCGACCACTGGCGGCAACCGGCCAGGTACTGGCCTTCGGTCTGATCATCCTGGCGATGGCGCTGATCGCCTTGCTGCGTGGCGAGTTACTCGACACCTGGCAGGAGCAGCTGCCGGCACAGGCACCCAATCATTTCGCCCTGAACGTGCTGCCAACCGAGAAGGAAGCCTTCGCCGCTCGCCTCGCCCAGCTCTCGCCGCACCCCGCCCCCCTGTATCCGGTGGTGCCCGGACGGCTGGTGATGGTCAACGGCGAACCGGTCCGCCAGCTCGTCAGCAAGGACAGTCAAGGCGAGCGCGCCATCCGCCGCGACCTCAGCCTGACCTGGGCCGCCGAGCTGCCCGAGAACAACCGCCTGCTGCGCGGTGACTGGTGGAACCGTGCCCGGGCCAGCGAACTGCCCGGGGTGTCGGTGGAGTCCAAGCTGGCCGAGAGCCTCAACCTCAAGATTGGCGACCGGCTGAGTTTCAGTGTCGGCGGCCTGACCCGCGAGGCCCGCGTCAGCAACCTGCGCGAGGTCGACTGGAACAACTTCCAACCCAACTTCTACATGATCTTCGAGCCCGGCACCCTGCAGGACCTGCCGTTTACCTACCTGACCAGCTTCTACCTTCCCGCCCGCCAGGAGCGCGAGCTGGTCGAACTGGCACGTACCTTCCCGGCCGTGACCCTGCTCCAGGTCGACGCCCTGCTCGCTCAGCTGCGCGGCATCGTCGCCCAGGTCAGCCTGGCCATCGAATACGTCCTGCTGTTCGTCCTTGCCGCCGGCCTGGCCGTGCTGTTCGCCGGCCTGCAGAGCACCCTGGACGAACGCATCCGCCAGGGTGCGCTGCTACGCGCCCTGGGTGCCGAACGGCGCCTGCTGATCGGCGCCCGTCGCGCGGAATTCGCCCTGCTCGGCGCGGCCAGCGGCTTGCTGGCCGCCTTGGGCTGCGAGCTGATCAGCTTTCTGCTCTATCGCTTCGCCTTCGACCTGAGCTGGCAGCCGCACCCCTGGCTGCTCAGCCTGCCGCTGTTCGGCGCTCTGCTGGTCGGCGCCGCCGGGGTGCTCGGCACACGCCGGGCGCTGAACGTCAGCCCGCTGACGGTGCTGCGCGAGGGCTGA
- a CDS encoding L,D-transpeptidase family protein, which yields MLSRISAVTHCLPLATLFVASSVTALELPLPPAGEDIVGQVQVVKAKYEDTFADLGVANDLGYLEMIAANPGVDAWLPGEGTEIILPTRFILPPGPREGIVINLAEYRMYYFPKGQNVVHTYPLGIGREGWSSPVTDARITGKTPNPGWTPPKSILEEHAADGDPLPAYVPPGPNNPLGPYKMSLSIPGYLIHGTNKKFGIGMRVSHGCFRMLNHNVLQLADMAPVGTPVRIVNEPYKFGRSNGKVYLEAHAPLEDSGAASVVDKHSAVINALLKREELGDLRLDWEVVREVVAAEDGLPVEIAEPEVELVSSAAAAF from the coding sequence ATGTTGTCGCGCATCTCTGCCGTAACCCATTGCCTGCCACTTGCCACGCTGTTTGTCGCGAGCTCTGTCACAGCCCTGGAGTTGCCTCTGCCGCCGGCCGGGGAGGACATCGTCGGCCAGGTGCAGGTGGTCAAGGCCAAATACGAAGATACCTTTGCCGACCTTGGCGTAGCCAACGACCTGGGTTACTTGGAGATGATCGCCGCCAACCCGGGGGTGGATGCCTGGTTGCCCGGCGAGGGCACCGAGATCATCCTGCCCACGCGCTTCATTCTGCCGCCGGGGCCGCGCGAGGGAATTGTGATCAACCTCGCCGAATACCGCATGTACTACTTCCCTAAGGGGCAAAACGTCGTGCATACCTATCCCCTGGGGATAGGTCGTGAGGGGTGGAGTTCGCCCGTGACGGATGCCCGTATCACCGGCAAGACCCCGAATCCGGGGTGGACCCCGCCGAAGTCGATTCTTGAAGAGCATGCCGCCGATGGCGATCCGCTGCCGGCCTATGTGCCGCCCGGTCCCAACAACCCGCTGGGCCCGTACAAGATGTCGCTGTCGATACCGGGCTACCTGATCCACGGCACGAACAAGAAGTTCGGTATCGGCATGCGCGTCAGCCATGGCTGTTTCCGCATGCTCAACCATAACGTGTTGCAGCTCGCGGATATGGCGCCGGTCGGTACGCCGGTACGTATCGTCAACGAGCCGTACAAGTTCGGTCGCAGCAACGGCAAGGTGTATCTGGAGGCTCATGCCCCACTCGAAGACAGTGGTGCGGCATCGGTGGTCGACAAGCACTCTGCGGTCATCAATGCCTTGCTCAAGCGTGAAGAGCTGGGCGACCTGCGTCTGGACTGGGAAGTGGTGCGCGAGGTGGTCGCAGCAGAAGATGGCTTGCCGGTGGAGATCGCCGAGCCCGAAGTCGAGCTGGTCAGCAGCGCAGCTGCCGCGTTCTGA
- a CDS encoding class I SAM-dependent methyltransferase, giving the protein MTCPQPLIRLAPITTGLSLRNAKILLGGSHQPTLLRYLDGWPKRWGASPTFLIQFTHADESLARFASDSFDLAVVQAPSAEQLHDTVRELTRVARQGLITRR; this is encoded by the coding sequence ATGACCTGTCCCCAACCGCTGATTCGATTGGCCCCCATCACCACCGGCTTGAGCCTGCGCAACGCCAAGATACTCCTCGGCGGCAGCCATCAGCCGACCCTGCTGCGCTACCTGGACGGTTGGCCCAAGCGCTGGGGCGCTTCCCCTACCTTCCTGATCCAGTTCACCCATGCCGATGAGTCCCTGGCCCGGTTCGCCAGCGACAGCTTCGATCTGGCCGTGGTTCAGGCGCCGAGTGCCGAGCAGCTGCACGACACGGTGCGCGAGTTGACCCGGGTCGCTCGCCAGGGGCTGATCACCCGGCGCTAG